A portion of the Faecalibacterium sp. I3-3-89 genome contains these proteins:
- a CDS encoding YidC/Oxa1 family membrane protein insertase: MDRDMNILYILGVPLGYVMEWIYNLIPNYGWDIIIFTIVIRLLSIPLQLNQQKSMAKMSAFQPMIADIQKKYKDKPDKQQEELMKLQQDYGYKPTAGCMPMLVNFLVMFGVIEVVYRPLQRIFHIGADAINAAGSAMEALGISFTQVTRDTNIIEQVLAGESSVTSVFTADQLSTITEFGNHMDFFGIDLTRVPQYSLAADNLPLLIFPILAVVTMFISTHISMKASGQEMQGSMKLTMYMMPLMYVFFCFTVPCAFSLYYVISNIVMTVQTQIMRKIYDPEKMKEQVKAEIASRRKEEKRGVKSTTIKVKDEKTGEVVEKNISASEMNKRRLEYARQQDAERYKDERTVPLSELEHKKED; this comes from the coding sequence ATGGACAGAGACATGAATATTTTGTACATCCTCGGTGTACCTCTCGGCTATGTGATGGAGTGGATCTACAACCTCATCCCGAACTATGGCTGGGACATCATCATCTTCACCATCGTCATCCGCCTGCTCAGCATCCCGCTGCAGCTCAACCAGCAGAAGAGCATGGCCAAGATGTCGGCATTCCAGCCGATGATCGCGGACATCCAGAAAAAGTACAAGGACAAGCCCGACAAGCAGCAGGAAGAGCTGATGAAGCTCCAGCAGGATTATGGCTATAAGCCCACGGCCGGCTGTATGCCGATGCTGGTCAACTTCCTTGTCATGTTCGGCGTCATCGAGGTCGTGTACCGTCCGCTGCAGCGCATCTTCCACATCGGTGCGGACGCCATCAATGCCGCAGGCAGTGCCATGGAAGCCCTGGGCATCAGCTTCACGCAGGTGACGCGGGACACCAACATCATCGAGCAGGTGCTGGCAGGGGAGAGCAGCGTCACCTCTGTGTTCACCGCCGACCAGCTGAGCACCATCACCGAGTTCGGCAACCACATGGATTTCTTCGGCATCGACCTGACCCGTGTGCCCCAGTATAGTCTGGCAGCGGACAACCTGCCCCTGCTGATCTTCCCCATCCTCGCAGTCGTTACCATGTTCATCTCCACCCACATCAGCATGAAGGCCTCCGGTCAGGAGATGCAGGGCAGCATGAAGCTGACCATGTATATGATGCCTCTGATGTACGTCTTCTTCTGCTTCACCGTGCCCTGCGCATTCTCTCTGTACTACGTCATTTCCAACATCGTCATGACCGTCCAGACCCAGATCATGCGCAAGATCTATGACCCTGAGAAGATGAAGGAGCAGGTCAAGGCCGAGATCGCGTCCCGCAGGAAGGAAGAGAAGCGCGGCGTGAAGAGCACCACCATCAAGGTCAAGGACGAGAAGACCGGTGAGGTCGTGGAAAAGAATATCTCCGCCAGCGAGATGAACAAGCGCCGCCTCGAGTACGCCCGCCAGCAGGATGCGGAGCGCTACAAGGACGAGCGCACCGTCCCGCTGAGTGAGCTGGAACACAAAAAGGAGGATTGA